The nucleotide window ATATAATTATTTATTATTTCGTCGAAGATATTTACAGGAAACTGGCTCGTAATATTTCACGAATCTTATATTTTATTGGAATATTTATCTATGCTATATTCATTTATTAACTACAGATTTAATACTTTTTTAATTTCTCTTTGATTATATCAAACTCCAGACTGAAATGATTCATCCTTGATGTATTCAATTATACCATTTAGAGTTCCAAAATCATATTTATCATTATCTGAACAACCATGAAACTCGTCTCCATCTTCATCATAAACAACCCCATTCTTACAAGTTGAAAACCCAAGTAATTCATTTAACAATGTCTTTCGTTCTATTTCTGATAGTTTTGTATTTATCATGATTTCTACTCTTATTTTATAATTCGTTTATTAAATCTATGACATAAAAAACACCTTAAAAAAGGTGCTTTGTGGTAAGTGTTTTTTTTTAAACACTTCTTTATAGTCATATATTTTGAAATTTTATTACAGTTTCCTTGTATTCTTATCTATTCATGGTATTTAAACGTTAACTTAATCACGTCAATACCCTTTGTATTAGATGGTCCAACTCCAAGGGTAAATCCTCCACATATTAATTCATAGTTATCATCAATAGTTCCATAACTATTGTCACCAATACTACTAATATCTCCCTCTATAGTTCCATCAGAAAATACAAAACCTATTTTTTGCATTAATCCCCTATATGGCTCAGCGTTAAAGTAACTTATAACCCCCGTTGCATATCTCTCTGAACCTACAAATATATGATAAGGTATACCTCCATCAGGATTACCTGTAAAATGTCCTTTATGATCATCATAAATAAATTGGAGACCATCAATAGTATTATAAGAACGATAATAAAATTCTTTTATAATACCCTCTTTATCTGTTTTTTTTATTTGATATTGACCATCAGATTTAGTTCCATCAGTAGCCGCACTATAAGGTCCCAAGTAAAGTACATCCAACCCATCGTAAACATTGGCTGGTTCATCAGGGTTACCTGAAACATATCTGTGTAATGTATAAGTACTTATCAAACATTTCGCAATACTTGATAACGCCTCATTCTCCCATCTTTCTCTAATTGCTTCCATAACACCTTCATATAAATTTCCTTGTGCCCAATTTTTATCATAATATATCTCTTTTTCAGTAACTAAGTCTTTTGCAGAGCCATATGAAATTGGATATATCCCGTTATGCTTGCTACCATAATCTATTTTGATTTGACCAAATCTCCATTTTTTTAATTCGGGGTAGTTTTTTTCAAAATAGCAATGGTAATCATCATAATATTTTTTTATTTCTCTTTCCCATTCCTTTTTTCCATCTATTTCATACAATTCTTCACCATAAATTAGTTGTTCGCGCAATGCGGTCATATGCATATTAGCGCAAATAGAAGCATAAGGTATTAAGAACTTAGAATTACTAGAACCTATAATATTATTCATTAACTGTGTGCATTGCCCTAAAATCACCTTTAGGCTTATTCCTTTCTCTTTATTATTCTCAGTATGAACATAATCATTCATTAAATCTCTTATAGATGCAAGATTATTACTAGTTTGCTCCATTTCATATTTCAGTATTTTTTTATCAATAGCTCCCTCTACCTCTGCTATCATTAACTCAAATATATCTTCATTATCTGAAGGCCAAAATTGACCAACTAAGTAACTAATAAAACCTCCTACTTCGGGAATTTTCTTCACTGCATATTGTGCTACTTTTTTAAGTCTATCATTCCAGTTTTCTGATAAATCCCTTTTTTTTATTGTATTTTTCATTTTAAATAATATTTAATAAAAATTGTATCATAGTAACCTTTACTAAAATTTGTGCCATGGTAATCTATAATAAATATAACTCAATGAAGTATTAAAAAATAAAAATTACCTCTAGGGCCTATAAAATAATCATAAGCGCAAGTAATATGGATAAGAGCGTAACTCTCCTAAATTATACCTAAGAACTTAATTCAACTTCAAAGGTTCCGTTATATTCAATTTTGAATACTAATTCTGTTATTTCTTTAAGTGTTTCCATATTTAAAAATTTACTTACCACAATTATGTCAAAGAACTTTTCCGTTTTTAAGGTATCGGAGAACCTACTCTTATTTTATAATTCGTTTACTAAATCTTGGACATAAAAAAACACCTTAAAAAAGGTGCTTTGCAGTAAGTGTATGTTTTTATTTAACGTATTGTATAAACCCCTTTTTATGGGGTTTATACCTTGTTATAAGCCGTTACGTTTAGTTTTTATCTTTTAATAATTTCTGAACTAAAGCTTTTAATTCTTTAATTTCAGAATTTTGTTTTTTTAGTTCTTCAATCTCGCTTTGTTGATTCTCAATTTTGGAGTTTTGAGTTTTTAATTTTTTCTCTTGGTCAATCGTATACAAAGTTAACTCCTCAATTTTTTTAAGAAGATTCATATCCATTTCAGCTTGCATCACTCCGTTTTTAGCAAATTCTTTAGCTGATGGTATTTCAGGTAAATGGCTATATTCTTTTATAAAATTCTCAACTTCTTCAATGCTTCTCAATTTATAATCTGATTTAAAAACGTAGTCTGGCGCAGGTATTGCTAGATCTATTTTCACTTCTTTTGCGTGAATTTTTCCGTTTACAGTTAACTCCATATCGGGTTGAGTTGTTCCTATCCCAACATTCCCTCCATCAACTACTGTTATTCCTTTCAGTCCGTCGTCAGTTAATTTTAAACCAGCACTCCCACCTACTAAATACATAAAATTAGAGTTATGAAGA belongs to Tenacibaculum sp. MAR_2010_89 and includes:
- a CDS encoding insecticidal delta-endotoxin Cry8Ea1 family protein — its product is MKNTIKKRDLSENWNDRLKKVAQYAVKKIPEVGGFISYLVGQFWPSDNEDIFELMIAEVEGAIDKKILKYEMEQTSNNLASIRDLMNDYVHTENNKEKGISLKVILGQCTQLMNNIIGSSNSKFLIPYASICANMHMTALREQLIYGEELYEIDGKKEWEREIKKYYDDYHCYFEKNYPELKKWRFGQIKIDYGSKHNGIYPISYGSAKDLVTEKEIYYDKNWAQGNLYEGVMEAIRERWENEALSSIAKCLISTYTLHRYVSGNPDEPANVYDGLDVLYLGPYSAATDGTKSDGQYQIKKTDKEGIIKEFYYRSYNTIDGLQFIYDDHKGHFTGNPDGGIPYHIFVGSERYATGVISYFNAEPYRGLMQKIGFVFSDGTIEGDISSIGDNSYGTIDDNYELICGGFTLGVGPSNTKGIDVIKLTFKYHE